tggccgacattcctcattgtcttctgcactgccagcagcacattccccaaacggcaagccctccatcgccgtctaatacagctgggctgCAACTCAtagtccatggccaccctcctcggtcccgtccctcggcctactcagtgggccatcaccacagccctgctccgcttcttaaaggctcgggccttgcgtctgccctctgactggacattcttggaactttctttcgtgcctgtactgtactgcactgcgtgcctgtttttctttcattttttcctttcctttatttcttttgtttattctcagttcctttttcggaatagcaagctggcaatagtctggctgacatttccgtttttttctttcattctattaaacatatcccccctcccccactacagAGAAGAGTTTTACGTATAAAATGTTGTCGAATTCATGTGAACCTCCGTTGGGGAACTTAACGGTAAGGTGAGTTGACCACTAAGCTCTCGGTCCACGCACATTGAGCTCTCGCGCACCACCACAATGAGTCGTGGACCTTCAAGGTTGAGGTTGAAATAAGATTGCCCTTTGAAGGAAATGGTGAAATCTAAGGAACTCGGATCTTAGTGCCTATACATAACAGAATGTCTATACATGCCTCAGGCGCCtcaggctagttccatctcaaatcgaacaatccggtacacttgatgtcttgaatggacgggaaaaaaatatattttgaagccatcggtgagttaggagaaataaacactTTCCGAGTTCTCTGCGCTGCGCTGTTCGGGAaacaggagaggaggaaaaaactgcccctcagaagacgatgtcgccgcgcgcaggtttgagccttccctacaaggctatttcttgtcgcattgtagtaTTTTCTTGTTGCTAGCTTTAGACCACCTAGGGCACAATTGGATCCTGGATTGGCAGTGATgtgtcggtttttgtttgtctgcaaaaaaatatcaaagttgactcaaagtgacGAAAAgaaccatattcactgcaactttgcgagCGATGTAAAatacggataagattgagctttatgccgtttaatttgtcattcatggggctatcgaattatatataatttggtactctactctgtcaggaacgtgagcgatacctctttaagtaggaccataccaccgaaaaatgacgaatttccgAAGCccttatctaaaaaaccccaccaaaaacttgcctcgaaagttttatatgttgtaggtagtcccttagactatgcacagaagaaaaatcaaaattcggacttgatcggtaggcgcactgtgaattttttgccacccctatacgcggagcgcattcaagcggtggcacagtgtcccgcgtgttgcaaactcgaattttcgaaaggagctttcaacttctgtcttcacatgaaaGTAATTGCTACAGGTTGAAGCCGTTGTGAGATTTTatgttcataacagtgttgtaatcgctgaatgtagattgtggagcaaccagaagtgctcacattttttgccggatgtcacacatgcattgcaagtgctgggggcacgtgaagaacagaatgctttagaatgcGTTTGCGTCTTTATAAAAGGTATATTTGttcacggtgatcatatcgaagcatatttacagtatacagaataaaaacaacatgacagcgaagaagacaaggtaagAAGATAACGTGAGTTATGCAGAGCATcccgggtggatgagagtgctcgtgtcatgaactgctatAGGCTGTTGTAggagccactttccttaatgttacttttgatggcaggttcttgtcagattttcttgaTAGGCTCTTCTCACGTTACATTCTAACTCGCTGAAATCCTGGCAGTTACTCCTCGATGTTCCTGGCAGGGCAACACCGAAAGCGGTCTCCAGTTTACGGCCTGTCTTTCTGCCCATTTCTTCACGTATTTGGGAGTGTTTGCGCTGTGCATATGCCTCCACCGATTTCCTTCTTTACTTCAGCGGTGTGACGTTAATTGCTTCAGATGATATATACTCAACGATTTCTTGGACCACGTCGGGCTGGTGCACAAACGGGTCACCTTCCTTCAGCTTCCTTCAAATGTGGACGACATGGTTGCTTGCTGTGGtccagccacctttgctgtgaagtacttgaagcagcttctacaCAGCTAGGccatttctgttacgccttcaGTTTGATCCGCTGGAACCAGattctttatggcagctacgccgatcaccgaagcaaagcgaaagtTCTTCGTCCGAAACACTTTTTTCctgtgtatgaggcggtagtcagcgCAATACACACGGTCAGcgctgtacaacgaagaggccatgAAGGTAGGTGTGATGCGAGGACGACAGagtacagtaatgcagatgtcttcacatactctgtataagggcactccgtgcacttctgtagtcgaggatgatgcgaaactttgcgcaaggtgtcttcagaGAGTTAATCCGACTAGGACCTTCCcgtggtcgcagcatgtcgaaccgaagaacatattggacagcggcgccagtcgggctgtttcggcaaggttcacaaaaggcaccatgactTAGCCTTGAATGTGCAGCGTAAGACACTGCACAACGACACTTTCCTCTGTGCGATTTCTGCCGTCCGAGGTCATGgagccgtaggaaaggaaatgttttaaAGAATGCTGGAAATCACTGCGTTTCTCATGACATAATGTGTACAGTAACTCTGCTTGTTTATAATCACCCTGAAGAGATATACCTCTTACAGTGAAGaaaaagcattctgttcttcacggcctcccagcacttgcaatgcaggtgtgacatcccgcaaaaaagtgtagcacatctggttgctccacaatctacattcagcgattacaacactgttatgaacataaatgctcagaacggcttcaaactgtagcaattactttcatttgaagacagaagttgaaagtcccattggaaaattcgattttgcaacacgcgggacacggagccaccgcttgaatgcgctccgcgtataggggtggcaaaaaattaacagtgcgcctaccgatcaagtccgacatttgatttttcttctgtgcatagtctaagggactacctacaacatataaaattttcgaggaaagattttggtggggttttttagataagggcttccgaaattcgtcatttttcggtggtatggtgctacttaaagaggtatcgctcACGCTTCTGACAGAGTAGAGTaataaattatatataattcgatagccccatgaatgacaacttaaacggcataaagctcaatcttatcagTTTTTTACATCGCCCgaaaagttgcagtgaatatggtgcttttcggcactttgagtcaactttgatatttttttgcagacaaacaaaaactgaCACAACACTGCTAACCCAGGTGcctattgtgccctaggtggtctaaaggcagatcaagaaattactacaatgcgacaagaaatagccttgtagggaaggctcaaacctgcgcgcggcgacatcgtcttctgaggggcagttttttcctcctctcctattttccgaaccgcgcagcgcagagaactcggaaagtgtttatttctcctaactcaccgatggcttcaacatatatttttttcccgttcattcgagacatcaagtgtaccggattgttcgatttgagatggaactaccCCTCTACATATGCCTGTATAACAATACAATGGCTATACATATCAAATGTACAACCAGCGGCAGTGCGCGTCTTGCTGAGAGAAGTAGTGGAATAATTAGAAGCGTCCTGTACTAAAGGTTTTTGCAACAAGTGATAAACTACGTACACTTCTCTGCAACAGTTAGTGTTGCGAAAAAAGTTTTTAATGCTCGTCACTGTCTGGTGTGCTCATATGGCATATACACCCACATTTACCCCAACATAGCTTGAGGTACTCAACGTTATGTTCTTCTGCACACCATGTTCACAATATTGTGCCAGGTGAGACAATTCCCCTCACTTCTACACTGAGCAACGTGCTACAAGATCGGCAGACAGATCGATCGGAAATGAAACAACACAACTACCCAAAGAGCCAGCAGCAGTGAACACAGGAAACAAATGCGCGAGATAGGTTGAGATAAAAGAGTGATGACTCTACTGCAGAGAGCCTTCAAAGATGGCACCATCATCCACGAACACCCCACGGCTGCAACAGTCACGCGCGTACTTCACTGCCAATGCCAAATCTGATTCTTTTCAGGCACTTTGGTCTTTTCAGGCGCTGTACTGGACAAGCAGCCCGCTCTAAACAATTATGCGGACACAATCTTCAACACCGTCTTACCGCGCCACCTCGCCGACCGACCGCGAGTCTTCCCCCTGGACGACATCCACTTCAAAGTCAAGAGTACAGGAATAACGAACCGTGAGCTGAGTGCCGAGTTCCACAATGGCAGACTTACTGGGTTGACCACACCGCCTGCATTGAAGCGGTTTTCCGACTGCGGTACAGTGCGAGAGGGCCGCTATGTCATCATGCATTGCAACTTGCTTTTTGGCCAACTGAGCGCCAGCTATAACGGATCTCTCGATGGGGAGTCTCTGTTTGGTTCCAGTAAGAGCATCGACGTCCTAGCTGTATTCACACAGCCGAGGGGATACATCGAGGTTCTCTTTCTCCCTGGTGAGTGCAGCGGTACAGTTCTGGAAAGAGGATTGAGCTTTCGCGCTTTTGCGTGTCTGTGTATTTGTCTAAAGAAAAGACTTACATTTGCTCCCCTGTTGGAAAAGGGGAGCCTAGATATGTGACAAGTTGAAGGAGACGTgtcttttgtttcttcttcttgttctagATGTTCCTCCCAAATTGAAGTCCTGGAGTATGCTCTCGTTAAATATGGTGTTCCACTTCTCAAGGCCTCTCGATCTCAACGACGAACGCACACGCATGTTCCAGGAACAATTAAGGAGGAGTATTGGCGACACTGTCACAGGTGTTATATACGGTCCGTTAAAAGAAGACCTCAGTACATCTGTTCCGGAAGCCATGTTATACGCTTTGCGTTAACAGCAAAAATAAATATCGGCAATGTAAACCGCAGAACCTGATTTAACAGGATTAGGACGAACAACACAACTTAAAGGGATAGTGGCGTACAGCAACTCGCTCTCGGAAATAGTACCGTTCGATTGCTCGTAGTTTGAAATGTATGCCTGCAAATGATTCCGCAAAAAATCGGCGTTGTTATCCAGAAACTTAATTTTCAATTATTCATACTGCATTCTCAATACAAAAGTCTACTGGCAACATTCTAGAGAATCTCCGCTGATTGGTTGTTTGAGAGATCCTGAATTGTGACCGGGCAGACGACGTACGGCTAGTGTTTCCGTCTGCTTCTGTGCTGCTTTCCGACGCTTGAAAAATGTTCCGTGATTGCTGTACGCGGCATTTTTTGTCAAAGATGCCGGATGATAATCTCTGCAATGTGTCCGACTGCAAAAATGCCTCAATGAAGAATCCGGACATTTCGTTTTACTATACCCGGGACGACGATATATGGAGCGAACGTGGCAAGCTGAGATTGCGTGCTATCAATCATATGGGAT
This portion of the Ornithodoros turicata isolate Travis chromosome 3, ASM3712646v1, whole genome shotgun sequence genome encodes:
- the LOC135388683 gene encoding uncharacterized protein LOC135388683 isoform X1, with product MRIPCIEYGGSTIKCKMSAVLILMFICSVGGTLVFSGAVLDKQPALNNYADTIFNTVLPRHLADRPRVFPLDDIHFKVKSTGITNRELSAEFHNGRLTGLTTPPALKRFSDCGTVREGRYVIMHCNLLFGQLSASYNGSLDGESLFGSSKSIDVLAVFTQPRGYIEVLFLPDVPPKLKSWSMLSLNMVFHFSRPLDLNDERTRMFQEQLRRSIGDTVTGVIYGPLKEDLSTSVPEAMLYALR
- the LOC135388683 gene encoding uncharacterized protein LOC135388683 isoform X2 — translated: MISLGYTTGSTIKCKMSAVLILMFICSVGGTLVFSGAVLDKQPALNNYADTIFNTVLPRHLADRPRVFPLDDIHFKVKSTGITNRELSAEFHNGRLTGLTTPPALKRFSDCGTVREGRYVIMHCNLLFGQLSASYNGSLDGESLFGSSKSIDVLAVFTQPRGYIEVLFLPDVPPKLKSWSMLSLNMVFHFSRPLDLNDERTRMFQEQLRRSIGDTVTGVIYGPLKEDLSTSVPEAMLYALR
- the LOC135388683 gene encoding uncharacterized protein LOC135388683 isoform X4, producing MISLGYTTGSTIKCKMSAVLILMFICSVGGAVLDKQPALNNYADTIFNTVLPRHLADRPRVFPLDDIHFKVKSTGITNRELSAEFHNGRLTGLTTPPALKRFSDCGTVREGRYVIMHCNLLFGQLSASYNGSLDGESLFGSSKSIDVLAVFTQPRGYIEVLFLPDVPPKLKSWSMLSLNMVFHFSRPLDLNDERTRMFQEQLRRSIGDTVTGVIYGPLKEDLSTSVPEAMLYALR
- the LOC135388683 gene encoding uncharacterized protein LOC135388683 isoform X3 gives rise to the protein MRIPCIEYGGSTIKCKMSAVLILMFICSVGGAVLDKQPALNNYADTIFNTVLPRHLADRPRVFPLDDIHFKVKSTGITNRELSAEFHNGRLTGLTTPPALKRFSDCGTVREGRYVIMHCNLLFGQLSASYNGSLDGESLFGSSKSIDVLAVFTQPRGYIEVLFLPDVPPKLKSWSMLSLNMVFHFSRPLDLNDERTRMFQEQLRRSIGDTVTGVIYGPLKEDLSTSVPEAMLYALR